The following nucleotide sequence is from Streptomyces brevispora.
CTACTCATGACTTCTTGGCCTTAGCGGTGTGGGCCGCGACCCAGACGGCAACTGCGATAAGTGCGCCGAGCCCGAAGATCCAGCCGAACAGACCCTCGCTGACCGGACCGAGACCGCCCAGACTGAGGCCGCCGGGGCTGGCGGAATCTGCGCTGTTCACGGTCTGGACGTACGCGATGATGTCCTTCTTCTGCTGCTCGGGCATCGTCGAGTCCGGGAAGGACGGCATGCTCTGCGGGCCGGTCTGCATGGCCTCGTACATGTGCTTCGGGTCCACACCCTCAAGGCCGGGTGCGTACTTGCCGTTCGTCAGGGCACCGCCCTTGCCGGTGAAGTTGTGGCACTGAGCACAGTTGGTACGGAAGAGATCGCCACCCTTGGCGATGTCCGCGCCTTCAGGGCTGACCTGACTCTTGGTCGGGGTGATCGGACCGGCGCCGAGCGACGCGACGTACGCCGCGAGCTGGTCGATCTCGCCCTGGGTGTAGATGACCGGCTTCTTCGGTACCTGGGCGCCCGGCTGCTGTGCCGGCATACGGCCCGTACCGACCTGGAAGTCGACGGCGGCGGAGCCCACGCCGACAAGCTGGGGCCCGTCGGTTGTGCCCTGACCGCCGGTTCCGTGGCAGCTGGCGCAACCGACGGAGTACAGCTTCTTGCCCTCGTCGATGGCGAGGGACTGGGAGGTTTCGTCGGCCTGCGCCTTACTCGCGGGCGCAAACGCGGCGTACAGGCCCCCAGTGGCCGCCAGCGCGAGGAGTAGTACGACGACCGCCGCCAACGGATGGCGTCGTCGTGCGGAGAGCTTTTTCACGGATTACCCCGGTGTCAGGATCTTCTGCGTCGATGCTGGATGTGGTTCGGGCTCTGAGCCCGGTTACTTGATCATGTAGATCGTGGCAAAGAGGCCGATCCACACGACATCGACGAAGTGCCAGTAATAGGACACGACGATGGCAGCGGTCGCCTGTTCATGGGTGAACCTCTTGGCTGCGTACGTCCTGCCCAGAACGAGCAGGAAGGCGATGAGGCCGCCTGTCACATGCAGACCGTGGAAGCCGGTGGTCAGGTAGAACACCGAGCCGTACGGATCCGAGGACAGCGAGAGGCCGTCCTTCTTCACCAGCTCGGTGTACTCGAAGACCTGGCCTCCGATGAAGATCGAACCCATCACGAAAGTGATCACGAACCAGGTACGGAGCTTCTTCACATCACCTCGCTCGGCGGCAAAGACGCCGAGCTGGCAAGTGAGTGAGGAGAGCACCAGGATGGTGGTGTTCGTCGCCGAGAACGGGAAGTTCAGGGACGAAGCCATTTCCTTCCAGTGATCTGATCCGGTCACCGATCGCAGGGTGAAGTACATCGCGAAGAGGGCCGCGAAGAACATCAGCTCGGAACTCAACCAGATGATGGTTCCGACGCTGGTGAGGTTCGGCCGATTGACCGACGGGTGCGCGTGCCCGGTTTCTACTGTCGTTGCTGTCGCCACGACCGACATTATGTCGGTCGCTTATCCCGCCCTCACTCCGGGGGGTGCCGTTCGGTGTGTCAGAGGGGTGTGTCCTCCCCGAACGGCCCATGGATCCGCCGTCCCGGGCGGTGCTGACAGGCTGTCGGGCGGAGTACGATCCGCGCATCGGTTCATGCCCCGAAAGCCCCGAAGACACAGATGTCACGGAGGAACAATGCAGCCGACCGCCACGGTCCTGGTCTACAGCGACAACGCACACACCCGTGAGCAGGTGAGGTTGGCAGCAGGGCGCAGGCCCGCGGCGGACGTGCCGCCGGTGGAGTTCCTGGAGTGCGCCACCCTGCCCGCCGTCCTGGACGCACTGGATCACGGAGGCGTCGACGTCTGCGTGTTGGACGGTGAGACGGCCCCTGCCGGAGGCATGGGCGTCTGCCGTCAGATCAAGGACGAGATCTTCCGCTGCCCGCCGGTGCTGCTGCTGATCGGGCGCCCGCAGGACGCCTGGCTGGCCACCTGGAGCCGCGCGGACGCCGCGGTGACCCTTCCGGTCGAACCGGTCGGGTTCGCGGACGCCCTGGCCGCCCTGCTGCGCAGCCGGCTCTCCGTGGGGGCCTGAGGGACTGTCGGCCCCTCAGGCCGTCGCGGGCCCCTCCGCGGGGCAGCGCACTCCCCCGGTCGGTCAGACCTCGGGGCGCAGTCGCGCCGCCTGGACCGTGTCGACGCGGTCCGGCGTGCCGTTCTGCAGTGCGCTGCCCTTCTGCCATGTGGCCCAGGAGAGGTTCCAGTCGCCGTAGCCGTTGTCGAACGGCGTCATGGTCGCGCCCTGGCTGCCGACGACGCTGACGATGTCGCCCTCGCGCACGGTGTTGTAGAACCACTCCGCCGCGCTGTTGCTCATGCCGGTACAGCCGTGGCTGACGTTCGCGTACCCCTGTGATCCGGTGGACCAGGGGGCCGCGTGGACGTACTCGCCGCTCCAGGTGACCCGGGTCGCGTAGTAGACCAGCAGGTCGTACGAGTCGTCCGAGTCCTGCGAGATGCCGATGGTCTCGCCGCGCATACGTACGTCGTGCTCCTTGCTGAGCACGACCTTGACGCCGTTGCGGGTGTCGAAGCCGGGCCTGCCCGTGGTCACCGGAATGGTGTTGATCACTTCTCCGTTGCGCTTGACCGTCATGGAGTGCTGCGCGGCGTCGGTGACGGCCTCGATACGGTCGCCGGTAGTGATCTTCAACGCTTTCGCGGGAGCCCCGTACAGCGTGCTGGTCACCTTCATGCCGGCCAGATTGCTGCTGACCTCGATGGTGGCCCTCGCCGGCCAGTACTCCTGCGGCCGGTAGTGCAGCGTCTTGTCGTCGACCCAGTACCAGGAGCCGGTCACGGCAGGCACGGAGCGCACCTTCAGCGCGCGCTCCACCGTGGCGCGGGCCGCCTTGTCGGCGACCGGAGCACTGAGTTGCGCCGTAAGGGGCTGTCCGACGCCGTAGGTGCCCGCCTGAGGGCCGAAGGTGACCTTCAGGAACTTCTTGGCAGAGGCGGTCTCGAAAGAGAGCGTGCGGCTGCCTGGGGCGCCGTCGCTGTCCTCCATGCTGACCCTGACGGTGTACCGGGCGCCTGCCGCGAGCGGGGCGGTGGAGTGCCAGCGGTGTCCGTCGGCATCGAGTTCGCCCGCCACATGGCGTCCTGTGGTGTCCACAGCCGTCACATCGGTGATCCGGCCGTCGTCGCCGTCGACGCTCACTTCGAGGGGCTTGTCCGGGTCGACCTTCTCGCCGCCGTCGGGCGCGTTGGAGGAGATCTCGTCCGCCGCGTTGTACGGCTTCGCCGCGAGCGGATGGCTGTCGGACTGCCCACAGGCGGTCATCCCTGCTACGAGGGTCACGGCCAGCAGAGTGCAGCTCACTACGGGACGGATGCGCGGCGTGTGGTTCATGAACCCACGCTATGAAGGTTCATTTGATTCAGCGCGCGGGGTGACTGCAAACGGGGGGCCCGCACTTCTCGTGGAAGTGCGGGCCCCCCGTCAGGTGGAGCGGTGTCACGGGTGGAGCGGTGTCACTGGGTGCGGTTCTCACCGCGGTAGTACTCGAACACCCAGCCGAACAGACCGACCAGGAGCATCGGGAGCGAGAAGAAGAGCAGCCACCAGCCGAAGACGACTCCCATGAAGGCGAGTGCACCGCCGACCGCCAGCGAGAGCGGCTGCCAGCTGTGCGGGGAGAAGAACCCCACGTCGCCGGCCTCGTCCGCCACATCGGCTTCCCTGTCGTCCTGCGCGAGCGCGTCGACCCGCCTGGCCGTGAAGGCCAGGTAGAAGCCGATCATGACGCTCAGGCCGAAGGCCAGGACGAGCGCGGTCGTGCCGGCCGGCTCCTTGGACCACACGCCGTACGTGATGGCCATGGCGAGCATGAAGACCGCCAGCCAGAGGAACAGCTTGCCCTGGATCTTCACTTGCCCGCCTCCTTGCCACCGGCGAGGGCCTTGTCACCCTCGGAGTGGTGCTCCAGCTGTTCGAGGGCCGTGATTTCCGGGTGGTGCAGGTCGAACGCCGGGGACTCGGAACGGATCCGCGGCAGCGTGAGGAAGTTGTGCCGCGGCGGCGGGCAGGAAGTCGCCCACTCCAGCGAGCGGCCGTAGCCCCACGGGTCGTCGACCTCGATCTTCTTGCCGTACTTGGCCGTCTTCCAGACGTTGTAGAAGAACGGCAGCATCGACAGGCCGAGCACGAACGAACAGATCGTCGAGAACGTGTTCAGCGCGGTGAAGCCGTCCGCCGCGAGGTAGTCCGCGTAGCGACGCGGCATGCCCTCGGCGCCCAGCCAGTGCTGCACCAGGAACGTGCCGTGGAAGCCCACGAACAGCGTCCAGAACGTGATCTTGCCGAGCCGCTCGTCGAGCATC
It contains:
- a CDS encoding c-type cytochrome, producing the protein MKKLSARRRHPLAAVVVLLLALAATGGLYAAFAPASKAQADETSQSLAIDEGKKLYSVGCASCHGTGGQGTTDGPQLVGVGSAAVDFQVGTGRMPAQQPGAQVPKKPVIYTQGEIDQLAAYVASLGAGPITPTKSQVSPEGADIAKGGDLFRTNCAQCHNFTGKGGALTNGKYAPGLEGVDPKHMYEAMQTGPQSMPSFPDSTMPEQQKKDIIAYVQTVNSADSASPGGLSLGGLGPVSEGLFGWIFGLGALIAVAVWVAAHTAKAKKS
- a CDS encoding cytochrome c oxidase subunit 3 → MSVVATATTVETGHAHPSVNRPNLTSVGTIIWLSSELMFFAALFAMYFTLRSVTGSDHWKEMASSLNFPFSATNTTILVLSSLTCQLGVFAAERGDVKKLRTWFVITFVMGSIFIGGQVFEYTELVKKDGLSLSSDPYGSVFYLTTGFHGLHVTGGLIAFLLVLGRTYAAKRFTHEQATAAIVVSYYWHFVDVVWIGLFATIYMIK
- a CDS encoding L,D-transpeptidase gives rise to the protein MNHTPRIRPVVSCTLLAVTLVAGMTACGQSDSHPLAAKPYNAADEISSNAPDGGEKVDPDKPLEVSVDGDDGRITDVTAVDTTGRHVAGELDADGHRWHSTAPLAAGARYTVRVSMEDSDGAPGSRTLSFETASAKKFLKVTFGPQAGTYGVGQPLTAQLSAPVADKAARATVERALKVRSVPAVTGSWYWVDDKTLHYRPQEYWPARATIEVSSNLAGMKVTSTLYGAPAKALKITTGDRIEAVTDAAQHSMTVKRNGEVINTIPVTTGRPGFDTRNGVKVVLSKEHDVRMRGETIGISQDSDDSYDLLVYYATRVTWSGEYVHAAPWSTGSQGYANVSHGCTGMSNSAAEWFYNTVREGDIVSVVGSQGATMTPFDNGYGDWNLSWATWQKGSALQNGTPDRVDTVQAARLRPEV
- a CDS encoding cytochrome c oxidase subunit 4, producing MKIQGKLFLWLAVFMLAMAITYGVWSKEPAGTTALVLAFGLSVMIGFYLAFTARRVDALAQDDREADVADEAGDVGFFSPHSWQPLSLAVGGALAFMGVVFGWWLLFFSLPMLLVGLFGWVFEYYRGENRTQ